A DNA window from Canis lupus dingo isolate Sandy chromosome 2, ASM325472v2, whole genome shotgun sequence contains the following coding sequences:
- the ITGB1 gene encoding integrin beta-1 isoform X2, with translation MNLQLIFWIGLIGSICCVFGQADENRCLKANAKSCGECIQAGPNCGWCTNSTFLQEGMPTSARCDDLEALKKKGCHPDDIENPRGSKDIKKNKNVTNRSKGTAEKLQPEDITQIQPQQLVLQLRSGEPQTFTLKFKRAEDYPIDLYYLMDLSYSMKDDLENVKSLGTDLMNEMRRITSDFRIGFGSFVEKTVMPYISTTPAKLRNPCTSEQNCTSPFSYKNVLSLTDKGEVFNELVGKQRISGNLDSPEGGFDAIMQVAVCGSLIGWRNVTRLLVFSTDAGFHFAGDGKLGGIVLPNDGQCHLENDVYTMSHYYDYPSIAHLVQKLSENNIQTIFAVTEEFQPVYKELKNLIPKSAVGTLSANSSNVIQLIIDAYNSLSSEVILENSKLPEGVTINYKSYCKNGVNGTGENGRKCSNISIGDEVQFEISITSNKCPNKNSETIKIKPLGFTEEVEVILQFICECECQSEGIPSSPKCHEGNGTFECGACRCNEGRVGRHCECSTDEVNSEDMDAYCRKENSSEICSNNGECVCGQCVCRKRDNTNEIYSGKFCECDNFNCDRSNGLICGGNGVCKCRVCECNPNYTGSACDCSLDTTSCLATNGQICNGRGVCECGACKCTDPKFQGPTCEMCQTCLGVCAEHKECVQCRAFNKGEKKDTCAQECSHFNITKVENRDKLPQPGQVDPLSHCKEKDVDDCWFYFTYSVNGNNEAIVHVVETPECPTGPDIIPIVAGVVAGIVLIGLALLLIWKLLMIIHDRREFAKFEKEKMNAKWDTGENPIYKSAVTTVVNPKYEGK, from the exons ACGTTTTTACAAGAAGGAATGCCCACTTCTGCACGGTGTGATGACttagaagctttaaaaaagaagggatgCCATCCAGATGACATAGAAAATCCCAGAGGCtccaaagatataaagaaaaataaaaatgtaaccaaCCGTAGCAAAGGAACAGCAGAGAAGCTCCAGCCAGAAGATATTACTCAGATCCAACCTCAGCAGTTGGTTTTGCAATTACGATCAG GGGAGCCACAGACGTTTACATTAAAATTCAAGAGAGCTGAAGACTATCCTATTGATCTCTACTACCTTATGGACCTCTCCTACTCTATGAAAGATGATTTGGAGAATGTTAAAAGTCTTGGAACGGATCTGATGAATGAAATGAGGAGGATTACTTCAGACTTCCGAATTG GGTTTGGTTCATTTGTGGAGAAAACTGTGATGCCTTACATTAGTACGACGCCAGCTAAGCTCAGGAACCCTTGCACCAGTGAACAGAACTGCACCAGTCCATTTAGCTACAAAAATGTGCTCAGTCTTACTGATAAAGGGGAAGTATTTAATGAACTTGTTGGGAAACAGCGCATATCTGGAAATTTGGATTCTCCAGAAGGTGGCTTTGATGCAATCATGCAAGTTGCAGTTTGTGGA tcaTTGATTGGCTGGAGGAATGTCACACGGCTGCTGGTGTTTTCCACAGACGCTGGATTTCACTTTGCTGGAGATGGCAAACTTGGTGGCATTGTTTTACCAAATGATGGACAGTGTCACCTGGAAAATGATGTGTACACAATGAGCCATTATTAT gaTTATCCTTCTATTGCTCACCTTGTCCAGAAACTAAGTGAAAATAACATTCAGACAATTTTTGCAGTTACAGAAGAATTTCAGCCCGTTTACAAG gaaCTGAAAAATTTGATCCCTAAGTCAGCAGTAGGAACATTATCTGCAAATTCTAGCAACGTAATTCAGTTGATTATTGATGCCTACAAC TCCCTTTCCTCAgaagtcattttggaaaacagcaaACTGCCAGAAGGAGTTACAATAAATTACAAATCTTACTGTAAGAATGGGGTGAATGGAACaggggaaaatggaagaaaatgttccAATATTTCCATTGGAGATGAG gttCAATTTGAAATCAGTATAACTTCAAATAAATGTCCAAATAAGAATtctgaaaccattaaaattaaGCCTTTGGGCTTTACTGAAGAAGTAGAAGTTATTCTTCAGTTCATCTGTGAATGTGAATGCCAGAGTGAAGGAATCCCTAGTAGTCCAAAATGTCATGAAGGAAATGGGACGTTTGAGTGTGGAGCTTGCAG gTGCAACGAGGGACGTGTTGGTAGACATTGTGAATGTAGCACAGATGAAGTTAACAGTGAAGATATGGATGCTTACTGCAGGAAAGAAAACAGTTCAGAAATCTGTAGTAACAATGGAGAGTGTGTCTGTGGACAATGTGTTTGTAGGAAGAGGGATaatacaaatgaaatttattCTGGCAAATTTTGCGAGTGTGATAATTTCAACTGCGATAGGTCCAATGGCTTAATTTGTGGAG gAAATGGTGTTTGCAAGTGTCGTGTGTGCGAGTGCAACCCCAACTACACTGGCAGTGCCTGTGACTGTTCTCTGGACACGACTTCATGCCTGGCCACGAACGGGCAGATCTGCAATGGCAGGGGCGTCTGTGAGTGTGGTGCCTGTAAGTGTACAGACCCCAAGTTTCAAGGGCCAACCTGTGAGATGTGTCAGACCTGCCTTGGTGTCTGTGCTGAACACAA AGAATGTGTTCAGTGCAGAGCCttcaataaaggagaaaagaaagacactTGCGCACAGGAATGTTCACATTTCAACATTACCAAGGTTGAAAATCGGGACAAATTACCACAACCAGGCCAGGTTGATCCCCTATCCCATTGTAAAGAGAAGGATGTTGACGACTGCTGGTTCTATTTCACATATTCAGTGAATGGGAATAATGAGGCCATTGTTCATGTTGTAGAGACACCAG AGTGCCCCACTGGACCAGACATCATTCCAATTGTAGCTGGTGTGGTTGCTGGAATTGTTCTTATTGGGCTTGCGTTGCTGCTGATTTGGAAGCTTTTAATGATAATTCATGACAGAAGGGAATTTGccaaatttgaaaaggaaaaaatgaatgccAAATGGGACACG ggTGAAAATCCTATTTATAAGAGTGCTGTGACAACTGTTGTCAATCCGAAGTATGAGGGAAAATGA
- the ITGB1 gene encoding integrin beta-1 isoform X1 — MNLQLIFWIGLIGSICCVFGQADENRCLKANAKSCGECIQAGPNCGWCTNSTFLQEGMPTSARCDDLEALKKKGCHPDDIENPRGSKDIKKNKNVTNRSKGTAEKLQPEDITQIQPQQLVLQLRSGEPQTFTLKFKRAEDYPIDLYYLMDLSYSMKDDLENVKSLGTDLMNEMRRITSDFRIGFGSFVEKTVMPYISTTPAKLRNPCTSEQNCTSPFSYKNVLSLTDKGEVFNELVGKQRISGNLDSPEGGFDAIMQVAVCGSLIGWRNVTRLLVFSTDAGFHFAGDGKLGGIVLPNDGQCHLENDVYTMSHYYDYPSIAHLVQKLSENNIQTIFAVTEEFQPVYKELKNLIPKSAVGTLSANSSNVIQLIIDAYNSLSSEVILENSKLPEGVTINYKSYCKNGVNGTGENGRKCSNISIGDEVQFEISITSNKCPNKNSETIKIKPLGFTEEVEVILQFICECECQSEGIPSSPKCHEGNGTFECGACRCNEGRVGRHCECSTDEVNSEDMDAYCRKENSSEICSNNGECVCGQCVCRKRDNTNEIYSGKFCECDNFNCDRSNGLICGGNGVCKCRVCECNPNYTGSACDCSLDTTSCLATNGQICNGRGVCECGACKCTDPKFQGPTCEMCQTCLGVCAEHKECVQCRAFNKGEKKDTCAQECSHFNITKVENRDKLPQPGQVDPLSHCKEKDVDDCWFYFTYSVNGNNEAIVHVVETPECPTGPDIIPIVAGVVAGIVLIGLALLLIWKLLMIIHDRREFAKFEKEKMNAKWDTQENPIYKSPINNFKNPNYGRKAGL; from the exons ACGTTTTTACAAGAAGGAATGCCCACTTCTGCACGGTGTGATGACttagaagctttaaaaaagaagggatgCCATCCAGATGACATAGAAAATCCCAGAGGCtccaaagatataaagaaaaataaaaatgtaaccaaCCGTAGCAAAGGAACAGCAGAGAAGCTCCAGCCAGAAGATATTACTCAGATCCAACCTCAGCAGTTGGTTTTGCAATTACGATCAG GGGAGCCACAGACGTTTACATTAAAATTCAAGAGAGCTGAAGACTATCCTATTGATCTCTACTACCTTATGGACCTCTCCTACTCTATGAAAGATGATTTGGAGAATGTTAAAAGTCTTGGAACGGATCTGATGAATGAAATGAGGAGGATTACTTCAGACTTCCGAATTG GGTTTGGTTCATTTGTGGAGAAAACTGTGATGCCTTACATTAGTACGACGCCAGCTAAGCTCAGGAACCCTTGCACCAGTGAACAGAACTGCACCAGTCCATTTAGCTACAAAAATGTGCTCAGTCTTACTGATAAAGGGGAAGTATTTAATGAACTTGTTGGGAAACAGCGCATATCTGGAAATTTGGATTCTCCAGAAGGTGGCTTTGATGCAATCATGCAAGTTGCAGTTTGTGGA tcaTTGATTGGCTGGAGGAATGTCACACGGCTGCTGGTGTTTTCCACAGACGCTGGATTTCACTTTGCTGGAGATGGCAAACTTGGTGGCATTGTTTTACCAAATGATGGACAGTGTCACCTGGAAAATGATGTGTACACAATGAGCCATTATTAT gaTTATCCTTCTATTGCTCACCTTGTCCAGAAACTAAGTGAAAATAACATTCAGACAATTTTTGCAGTTACAGAAGAATTTCAGCCCGTTTACAAG gaaCTGAAAAATTTGATCCCTAAGTCAGCAGTAGGAACATTATCTGCAAATTCTAGCAACGTAATTCAGTTGATTATTGATGCCTACAAC TCCCTTTCCTCAgaagtcattttggaaaacagcaaACTGCCAGAAGGAGTTACAATAAATTACAAATCTTACTGTAAGAATGGGGTGAATGGAACaggggaaaatggaagaaaatgttccAATATTTCCATTGGAGATGAG gttCAATTTGAAATCAGTATAACTTCAAATAAATGTCCAAATAAGAATtctgaaaccattaaaattaaGCCTTTGGGCTTTACTGAAGAAGTAGAAGTTATTCTTCAGTTCATCTGTGAATGTGAATGCCAGAGTGAAGGAATCCCTAGTAGTCCAAAATGTCATGAAGGAAATGGGACGTTTGAGTGTGGAGCTTGCAG gTGCAACGAGGGACGTGTTGGTAGACATTGTGAATGTAGCACAGATGAAGTTAACAGTGAAGATATGGATGCTTACTGCAGGAAAGAAAACAGTTCAGAAATCTGTAGTAACAATGGAGAGTGTGTCTGTGGACAATGTGTTTGTAGGAAGAGGGATaatacaaatgaaatttattCTGGCAAATTTTGCGAGTGTGATAATTTCAACTGCGATAGGTCCAATGGCTTAATTTGTGGAG gAAATGGTGTTTGCAAGTGTCGTGTGTGCGAGTGCAACCCCAACTACACTGGCAGTGCCTGTGACTGTTCTCTGGACACGACTTCATGCCTGGCCACGAACGGGCAGATCTGCAATGGCAGGGGCGTCTGTGAGTGTGGTGCCTGTAAGTGTACAGACCCCAAGTTTCAAGGGCCAACCTGTGAGATGTGTCAGACCTGCCTTGGTGTCTGTGCTGAACACAA AGAATGTGTTCAGTGCAGAGCCttcaataaaggagaaaagaaagacactTGCGCACAGGAATGTTCACATTTCAACATTACCAAGGTTGAAAATCGGGACAAATTACCACAACCAGGCCAGGTTGATCCCCTATCCCATTGTAAAGAGAAGGATGTTGACGACTGCTGGTTCTATTTCACATATTCAGTGAATGGGAATAATGAGGCCATTGTTCATGTTGTAGAGACACCAG AGTGCCCCACTGGACCAGACATCATTCCAATTGTAGCTGGTGTGGTTGCTGGAATTGTTCTTATTGGGCTTGCGTTGCTGCTGATTTGGAAGCTTTTAATGATAATTCATGACAGAAGGGAATTTGccaaatttgaaaaggaaaaaatgaatgccAAATGGGACACG cAAGAAAATCCGATTTACAAGAGTCCTATTAATAATTTCAAGAATCCAAACTATGGACGTAAAGCTGGTCTCTAA
- the ITGB1 gene encoding integrin beta-1 isoform X3: MPTSARCDDLEALKKKGCHPDDIENPRGSKDIKKNKNVTNRSKGTAEKLQPEDITQIQPQQLVLQLRSGEPQTFTLKFKRAEDYPIDLYYLMDLSYSMKDDLENVKSLGTDLMNEMRRITSDFRIGFGSFVEKTVMPYISTTPAKLRNPCTSEQNCTSPFSYKNVLSLTDKGEVFNELVGKQRISGNLDSPEGGFDAIMQVAVCGSLIGWRNVTRLLVFSTDAGFHFAGDGKLGGIVLPNDGQCHLENDVYTMSHYYDYPSIAHLVQKLSENNIQTIFAVTEEFQPVYKELKNLIPKSAVGTLSANSSNVIQLIIDAYNSLSSEVILENSKLPEGVTINYKSYCKNGVNGTGENGRKCSNISIGDEVQFEISITSNKCPNKNSETIKIKPLGFTEEVEVILQFICECECQSEGIPSSPKCHEGNGTFECGACRCNEGRVGRHCECSTDEVNSEDMDAYCRKENSSEICSNNGECVCGQCVCRKRDNTNEIYSGKFCECDNFNCDRSNGLICGGNGVCKCRVCECNPNYTGSACDCSLDTTSCLATNGQICNGRGVCECGACKCTDPKFQGPTCEMCQTCLGVCAEHKECVQCRAFNKGEKKDTCAQECSHFNITKVENRDKLPQPGQVDPLSHCKEKDVDDCWFYFTYSVNGNNEAIVHVVETPECPTGPDIIPIVAGVVAGIVLIGLALLLIWKLLMIIHDRREFAKFEKEKMNAKWDTQENPIYKSPINNFKNPNYGRKAGL; this comes from the exons ATGCCCACTTCTGCACGGTGTGATGACttagaagctttaaaaaagaagggatgCCATCCAGATGACATAGAAAATCCCAGAGGCtccaaagatataaagaaaaataaaaatgtaaccaaCCGTAGCAAAGGAACAGCAGAGAAGCTCCAGCCAGAAGATATTACTCAGATCCAACCTCAGCAGTTGGTTTTGCAATTACGATCAG GGGAGCCACAGACGTTTACATTAAAATTCAAGAGAGCTGAAGACTATCCTATTGATCTCTACTACCTTATGGACCTCTCCTACTCTATGAAAGATGATTTGGAGAATGTTAAAAGTCTTGGAACGGATCTGATGAATGAAATGAGGAGGATTACTTCAGACTTCCGAATTG GGTTTGGTTCATTTGTGGAGAAAACTGTGATGCCTTACATTAGTACGACGCCAGCTAAGCTCAGGAACCCTTGCACCAGTGAACAGAACTGCACCAGTCCATTTAGCTACAAAAATGTGCTCAGTCTTACTGATAAAGGGGAAGTATTTAATGAACTTGTTGGGAAACAGCGCATATCTGGAAATTTGGATTCTCCAGAAGGTGGCTTTGATGCAATCATGCAAGTTGCAGTTTGTGGA tcaTTGATTGGCTGGAGGAATGTCACACGGCTGCTGGTGTTTTCCACAGACGCTGGATTTCACTTTGCTGGAGATGGCAAACTTGGTGGCATTGTTTTACCAAATGATGGACAGTGTCACCTGGAAAATGATGTGTACACAATGAGCCATTATTAT gaTTATCCTTCTATTGCTCACCTTGTCCAGAAACTAAGTGAAAATAACATTCAGACAATTTTTGCAGTTACAGAAGAATTTCAGCCCGTTTACAAG gaaCTGAAAAATTTGATCCCTAAGTCAGCAGTAGGAACATTATCTGCAAATTCTAGCAACGTAATTCAGTTGATTATTGATGCCTACAAC TCCCTTTCCTCAgaagtcattttggaaaacagcaaACTGCCAGAAGGAGTTACAATAAATTACAAATCTTACTGTAAGAATGGGGTGAATGGAACaggggaaaatggaagaaaatgttccAATATTTCCATTGGAGATGAG gttCAATTTGAAATCAGTATAACTTCAAATAAATGTCCAAATAAGAATtctgaaaccattaaaattaaGCCTTTGGGCTTTACTGAAGAAGTAGAAGTTATTCTTCAGTTCATCTGTGAATGTGAATGCCAGAGTGAAGGAATCCCTAGTAGTCCAAAATGTCATGAAGGAAATGGGACGTTTGAGTGTGGAGCTTGCAG gTGCAACGAGGGACGTGTTGGTAGACATTGTGAATGTAGCACAGATGAAGTTAACAGTGAAGATATGGATGCTTACTGCAGGAAAGAAAACAGTTCAGAAATCTGTAGTAACAATGGAGAGTGTGTCTGTGGACAATGTGTTTGTAGGAAGAGGGATaatacaaatgaaatttattCTGGCAAATTTTGCGAGTGTGATAATTTCAACTGCGATAGGTCCAATGGCTTAATTTGTGGAG gAAATGGTGTTTGCAAGTGTCGTGTGTGCGAGTGCAACCCCAACTACACTGGCAGTGCCTGTGACTGTTCTCTGGACACGACTTCATGCCTGGCCACGAACGGGCAGATCTGCAATGGCAGGGGCGTCTGTGAGTGTGGTGCCTGTAAGTGTACAGACCCCAAGTTTCAAGGGCCAACCTGTGAGATGTGTCAGACCTGCCTTGGTGTCTGTGCTGAACACAA AGAATGTGTTCAGTGCAGAGCCttcaataaaggagaaaagaaagacactTGCGCACAGGAATGTTCACATTTCAACATTACCAAGGTTGAAAATCGGGACAAATTACCACAACCAGGCCAGGTTGATCCCCTATCCCATTGTAAAGAGAAGGATGTTGACGACTGCTGGTTCTATTTCACATATTCAGTGAATGGGAATAATGAGGCCATTGTTCATGTTGTAGAGACACCAG AGTGCCCCACTGGACCAGACATCATTCCAATTGTAGCTGGTGTGGTTGCTGGAATTGTTCTTATTGGGCTTGCGTTGCTGCTGATTTGGAAGCTTTTAATGATAATTCATGACAGAAGGGAATTTGccaaatttgaaaaggaaaaaatgaatgccAAATGGGACACG cAAGAAAATCCGATTTACAAGAGTCCTATTAATAATTTCAAGAATCCAAACTATGGACGTAAAGCTGGTCTCTAA